The DNA region GCATCGTTCAGGTCTGAACTCCTGAGAGCAATTATCATGGGAATAGTGACCGCGTTGTGCTCAAGGTCTACAAAGATTGGTTTCCCCATTTTCTTTTCGTTACCCACAACGTCTATGATATCGTCCGTGATCTGAAACGCCATGCCAAGATTATACGCGAAATCTGTAAGATTCTTCTGCGTTATCAGATCGGAACCTGCAACATAGGTAGCCCCAAGGGCACACGCTGAAAAAAACATGGCAGTTTTCTTTTTTATTATATCGTAATATGTAGCTTCATTCATGGAAAGATTGCCAAGGTTGACGGCCTCAAGTATCTGACCCTCAGCAAGCAGACTGGCCGCATCCGCCATTATCTTTGAAACTGCAGGGCCATATCTGGATCCCAGCTCGTAAGCCTTCGCGAAGAGATAGTCGCCAACGACAATGGCATTGTTGATCCCGTACTTTGCGTTTACGGATTGCCTCCCCCTTCTCACCGAGGAACCATCAATAATGTCGTCATGTATCAGGCTCGCAGTATGGATCAGTTCATATCCGGCAGAAAGGTCAAGAATCTTCTGGTATGGCTCGCTGCTGCTTATCTCGAACGAAAGTAT from Thermoplasmataceae archaeon includes:
- a CDS encoding polyprenyl synthetase family protein, whose amino-acid sequence is MKDFFEWQSGLSSKIEEVNQTLLKNIYTDQDELYEMSRYSIDAGGKRFRPLLTILSFEISSSEPYQKILDLSAGYELIHTASLIHDDIIDGSSVRRGRQSVNAKYGINNAIVVGDYLFAKAYELGSRYGPAVSKIMADAASLLAEGQILEAVNLGNLSMNEATYYDIIKKKTAMFFSACALGATYVAGSDLITQKNLTDFAYNLGMAFQITDDIIDVVGNEKKMGKPIFVDLEHNAVTIPMIIALRSSDLNDATRLREILSSGSSDEQSKNDLKDILVRSGSIDYSFSVAKKYTESALRSLQMTNRSADLDLLVDLATIVINRIDELG